A stretch of the Balneolales bacterium ANBcel1 genome encodes the following:
- a CDS encoding YbaB/EbfC family nucleoid-associated protein, which yields MNMADMFGKLNEFQKKMEETREQLHLIEVEAEAGGGMVRVKANGNRQITSITLDRDVIDPNDTEMLEDLVIAGVNQALKKADEAAQEKMGEITRGMMPGGLDLGSLGFK from the coding sequence ATGAATATGGCCGACATGTTTGGCAAACTGAACGAGTTTCAGAAAAAAATGGAAGAGACCAGAGAACAGCTTCATCTCATTGAAGTAGAGGCGGAAGCCGGTGGCGGGATGGTGCGGGTGAAGGCCAACGGCAATCGCCAGATCACTTCCATCACTCTTGACAGGGATGTCATTGATCCGAATGATACGGAGATGCTGGAAGACCTGGTCATAGCCGGGGTCAACCAGGCCCTCAAAAAAGCGGACGAAGCCGCCCAGGAAAAAATGGGTGAAATTACACGGGGCATGATGCCCGGTGGGCTTGACCTTGGGAGCCTGGGCTTCAAGTAA